In Vibrio hippocampi, a single genomic region encodes these proteins:
- a CDS encoding hybrid sensor histidine kinase/response regulator produces the protein MNSRVMDAFSHFSGVFLILVALALLFWLPYLRYAFSASQVKSRQITHRFYYCYTVSIAIWILSNAYFQSDLLVNHSEQVAISMAIIANLFCFFALLFGYLFSASLRETESDVAIGDWQKILSVILISLALILNLTPGLTVHAVDIISAGNFVIEFGPYNGLFFLSAPILISLTLINFFTLRQKGQLLLRQKSSYMIAGVLIFMSSTLVVLVVIPVVFHNFAFVWLPPALSVTQALFIGYALRNTVFFSFRYLAVFVLSRVLNGLLYLLPIFFIAKTSIDNSYLVFFCLWTLVTGIAWHHTAKLSNLLLGHVVYFGQANKVQQIHELVDIFQFSTEQGIIELEKILARGSIKIERANNSYVQQLVPYFNGPNSVLIKAEIEYKLTHIDYQLQHETLQQLLQLMNARKLCLLLPMYDENGGLSHILMVEQQDELERLTSVEEVQALQLLFKKARYFIAAQDQVNKSKGLVGSMAHEIRNPLSKLSYHFERMNKSILSSPSSSSMKLVYDELFESKKAVLLGAKFIEAILSEANGDGINSEQFEYYSLAKETLKAIDEFSFDSPIYRQRVSCNFEADFVFKGNDTFYCFVIFNLLKNASHYFSSHPDSRITVSTHSGEDFNRLEVLDTGPGIAAEYLANIFDDYFTHGKPQGSGLGLAYCKKVIESFGGMIRCESEVGRYSKFIIELPDVEQQWFESKAFEVTQQQMSCKILIVGDYQSYSELRHYLQPMQGIETYWQQSVSSIPIELFDTDFRLILIAGDSLAGSISEANQIKSGALGQKAQTKPLLFVANSQDEQPIISSEDRYVFHAEIYTGGNQVVFLNELVKVIAHPSFNDAGKLVGKRVLVVDDMVSNQMLVQTYLSQEQVKVDFASSGMEAVEKAHANQYDAILMDTRMPPGIDGIEATRLIRLFNSDVPILSLSGESIPEIKLQIKASMNDYLDKPVDKKQLVEKLVKWSTQRHAPLGLDRKM, from the coding sequence ATGAATAGTAGGGTGATGGATGCCTTTTCTCATTTTTCGGGTGTCTTTCTCATTTTGGTTGCTTTGGCGCTGTTATTTTGGCTGCCGTATTTGCGTTATGCATTTTCGGCTAGCCAAGTAAAAAGTCGTCAAATCACCCATCGATTTTACTACTGTTACACGGTATCCATAGCAATATGGATACTTTCCAATGCTTACTTCCAAAGTGACTTGTTGGTTAATCATTCAGAGCAGGTGGCCATTTCGATGGCCATCATAGCGAATTTATTCTGCTTCTTTGCTTTGTTATTTGGTTATCTTTTTTCTGCCAGCCTCAGAGAAACTGAAAGTGATGTCGCTATTGGGGATTGGCAAAAGATACTCTCAGTGATTCTTATTAGTCTGGCGTTAATTCTCAATTTAACACCAGGGCTCACTGTTCATGCTGTTGATATTATATCGGCAGGCAACTTCGTGATTGAGTTTGGTCCCTATAATGGGTTGTTTTTCTTATCTGCTCCAATTCTTATTTCTCTCACGCTGATTAACTTCTTCACACTGAGACAAAAGGGGCAGTTGTTACTGCGCCAGAAGTCATCTTATATGATCGCGGGTGTACTGATTTTTATGAGTTCGACGCTGGTCGTTTTGGTCGTAATTCCTGTTGTATTCCATAACTTTGCTTTCGTCTGGTTACCGCCAGCTCTATCTGTCACTCAGGCGTTATTTATTGGCTATGCTTTGCGCAATACCGTCTTTTTCAGCTTCCGCTATTTGGCTGTGTTTGTATTGAGTCGAGTTCTGAATGGTTTGTTATACCTACTGCCGATTTTCTTTATTGCTAAAACCAGCATTGATAACAGTTACCTGGTGTTCTTTTGTTTGTGGACTTTAGTGACCGGTATTGCGTGGCATCACACAGCCAAGTTGAGCAATCTGTTACTCGGACATGTTGTGTACTTTGGGCAAGCGAATAAAGTTCAACAGATACATGAATTGGTGGATATTTTCCAGTTCTCTACCGAGCAAGGGATTATAGAGCTAGAGAAAATATTAGCACGGGGTTCAATAAAGATTGAGCGTGCAAACAATAGTTACGTTCAGCAATTAGTCCCCTATTTTAATGGTCCCAACAGTGTGTTGATCAAGGCTGAGATTGAATACAAACTGACACACATAGATTACCAACTGCAGCATGAGACGTTACAGCAGTTGCTGCAATTAATGAATGCAAGGAAGTTGTGTTTATTGCTGCCAATGTATGATGAAAACGGTGGTTTAAGTCATATTTTGATGGTGGAACAACAGGATGAATTAGAACGATTAACCTCGGTTGAGGAAGTTCAAGCTTTGCAACTGCTGTTCAAGAAAGCCCGTTATTTTATTGCAGCGCAAGATCAGGTGAATAAATCCAAAGGGTTGGTGGGTTCTATGGCCCATGAGATTCGTAATCCTCTGAGCAAATTGAGTTATCACTTCGAACGCATGAATAAAAGTATACTCTCATCCCCCAGTTCATCATCGATGAAGTTGGTCTACGATGAGTTGTTCGAAAGTAAAAAAGCGGTATTACTTGGTGCTAAATTCATTGAAGCCATACTGAGTGAGGCCAATGGTGATGGCATCAATAGCGAGCAATTTGAATACTACTCTTTGGCAAAAGAGACACTGAAAGCTATTGATGAATTCAGTTTTGACTCGCCGATTTATCGTCAGAGAGTTAGCTGCAATTTTGAAGCGGATTTTGTGTTTAAAGGTAATGATACCTTTTACTGTTTTGTGATTTTTAATTTACTTAAAAATGCCTCTCACTATTTTTCCAGTCATCCAGACAGCAGGATCACCGTGAGCACACACAGCGGTGAGGACTTTAACCGATTAGAGGTGTTGGATACGGGACCGGGTATTGCTGCGGAATACCTAGCGAACATATTTGATGACTATTTTACGCATGGTAAGCCTCAGGGAAGCGGGTTAGGTTTAGCTTATTGTAAGAAAGTCATTGAATCCTTTGGTGGAATGATCCGTTGTGAGAGTGAAGTCGGTCGATACAGTAAGTTTATTATTGAACTGCCTGATGTTGAGCAGCAATGGTTTGAGTCTAAGGCGTTTGAAGTCACACAGCAGCAAATGTCATGTAAGATTTTGATCGTTGGTGACTATCAATCTTATTCTGAGTTGCGGCATTACCTGCAGCCTATGCAGGGTATTGAGACTTACTGGCAGCAAAGCGTCAGTTCTATCCCTATCGAGTTGTTTGATACGGACTTTAGACTCATTTTGATTGCGGGTGATTCCTTAGCCGGCTCAATTAGCGAAGCCAATCAGATCAAGAGTGGGGCGCTAGGTCAGAAAGCACAAACTAAGCCATTGCTCTTTGTTGCCAACAGCCAAGATGAACAGCCAATTATCAGTAGTGAAGATAGGTATGTATTCCATGCAGAGATCTACACGGGAGGAAATCAGGTTGTTTTCTTAAACGAACTGGTGAAAGTGATTGCGCATCCATCGTTTAATGACGCCGGAAAGCTAGTCGGTAAACGAGTATTGGTGGTGGATGACATGGTCTCGAATCAGATGTTGGTGCAAACCTATTTATCGCAAGAGCAAGTGAAAGTTGATTTTGCAAGCAGTGGTATGGAGGCGGTAGAAAAGGCTCATGCCAACCAATATGACGCGATACTGATGGATACTCGAATGCCGCCGGGTATTGATGGGATTGAAGCTACACGTTTGATTCGCCTCTTTAATTCAGATGTGCCTATTTTGTCTCTTTCTGGTGAATCAATACCAGAAATTAAGTTACAAATAAAAGCGAGTATGAACGACTATTTGGATAAACCAGTAGACAAAAAACAGCTGGTAGAGAAGTTAGTAAAATGGAGCACACAAAGGCATGCTCCATTGGGACTGGATCGTAAGATGTAA
- a CDS encoding acyl-homoserine-lactone synthase: protein MNNAKQILKQIQQLPLHPQCLEEREHFLSLIHQYIQASGDSDVFAKIVDYRAFEIRELANDDDNTDNLKHTFTCSTAKYLISHSSLPTFPVHYSHIECLANVYFDHILDCWAEYLVFSIHYRAKNMDEAVAEYNESIVDSDDHYHSEVVDDISLDERRFLTCFSNQLLSLSDANVLINIETFIKREGWYEMLYDMEISARGEHFILYQKVAETMLICSSVNIRRWGNKQTWLAFSPFFQSAKWSMKLDENKLRSLEFFGLLGSGSSNDLSMDSIDKFDRSLIQSISNQDAMCEVIRLAIAAPARKLNQLLFEMTKALMIALDQLGFQAVYIITEQPAIRYFFESVNNAYADVSPYVSVCEFKVSEYAPVTEQGIYFSHPMSQAISQCDYKGYYQRVLSVRKQMKLNTRNMLADE, encoded by the coding sequence ATGAACAACGCCAAGCAAATTTTAAAGCAAATACAGCAACTTCCTTTACACCCTCAATGCTTAGAGGAGAGAGAGCATTTTTTATCACTGATACATCAATACATACAAGCGTCTGGTGATTCCGATGTATTTGCCAAGATAGTCGATTATCGAGCTTTTGAAATCCGAGAATTGGCCAATGATGACGACAATACTGATAACTTGAAGCACACTTTCACCTGCTCTACCGCTAAGTACCTTATCTCCCACTCCTCACTACCCACCTTTCCCGTTCATTACTCCCATATTGAATGTCTTGCCAATGTGTATTTCGACCACATTCTTGATTGTTGGGCTGAATACCTTGTATTTTCAATCCACTATCGAGCTAAGAACATGGATGAAGCCGTCGCTGAATACAATGAATCAATAGTAGATAGTGATGACCATTATCATAGCGAGGTTGTTGATGATATTTCTCTGGATGAGCGACGGTTTTTGACCTGTTTTTCTAATCAACTACTTAGCCTTTCTGACGCCAATGTTTTGATAAATATAGAAACATTCATCAAGCGTGAGGGGTGGTATGAGATGTTGTACGATATGGAGATCTCAGCCAGAGGTGAGCACTTTATTTTATATCAAAAAGTGGCCGAAACCATGCTAATATGCAGTAGTGTGAATATTAGGCGTTGGGGGAATAAGCAGACTTGGCTGGCTTTTTCTCCCTTTTTTCAAAGCGCCAAATGGAGCATGAAGCTTGATGAAAATAAACTGCGCAGTTTGGAGTTTTTTGGCTTGTTGGGTTCTGGTTCGTCCAATGATTTGAGTATGGATTCGATCGATAAGTTTGATAGAAGTCTAATACAGAGCATTAGTAATCAAGATGCCATGTGTGAAGTGATAAGATTAGCGATAGCCGCACCGGCTAGAAAATTAAACCAGCTGTTGTTCGAAATGACCAAGGCACTAATGATAGCGTTAGACCAACTTGGATTTCAGGCGGTTTATATCATTACAGAGCAGCCTGCTATTAGGTACTTTTTTGAATCAGTCAATAACGCATATGCTGATGTTAGCCCTTATGTGTCTGTGTGCGAATTCAAAGTGTCTGAATATGCGCCAGTGACAGAGCAGGGCATTTACTTTAGTCATCCTATGAGTCAAGCAATATCTCAGTGCGATTACAAAGGTTATTACCAAAGAGTGTTATCGGTGCGAAAGCAGATGAAATTAAATACAAGGAATATGTTGGCGGATGAATAG
- the metH gene encoding methionine synthase, producing the protein MASNKRQQVEAQLKQRILLIDGGMGTMIQDYKLEEQDYRGERFADWHSDLKGNNDLLVLTQPELIHNIHNAYLEAGADILETNTFNATTIAMADYDMESLSAEINYQAAKLAKAAADEWTAKTPEKPRYVAGVLGPTNRTCSISPDVNDPGYRNVSFDELVTAYSESTRELIRGGSDLILIETIFDTLNAKACAFAVETVFEELGITLPVMISGTITDASGRTLSGQTTEAFYNALRHINPISFGLNCALGPDELRQYVAELSRISESFVSAHPNAGLPNAFGEYDLSPEDMAQHIAEWAQSGFLNLVGGCCGTTPEHIRQMARAVEGVKPRSLPEIPVACRLSGLEPLTIEKESLFINVGERTNVTGSARFKRLIKEELYDEALEVARQQVENGAQIIDINMDEGMLDAEACMVRFLKLCASEPEISKVPIMVDSSKWEVMEAGLKCIQGKGIVNSISLKEGKEKFVEQAKLIRRYGAAVIVMAFDELGQAETRGRKLEICSKAYRILVDEVGFPPEDIIFDPNIFAVATGIDEHNNYAVDFIEAVADIKRDLPHAMISGGVSNVSFSFRGNNYVREAIHAVFLYHCFKNGMDMGIVNAGQLEVYDNVPTELREAVEDVVLNRRDDGTERLLDIAAQYANKGVGKEDDASALEWRTWPVAKRLEHALVKGITEYIVEDTEEARLQASKPLEVIEGPLMDGMNVVGDLFGEGKMFLPQVVKSARVMKQAVAHLEPFINAGKEAGRSNGKILLATVKGDVHDIGKNIVGVVLQCNNFEIIDLGVMVPCETILKVAKEENVDIIGLSGLITPSLDEMVHVAKEMERQGFDVPLLIGGATTSKAHTAVKIEQNYREPVVYVNNASRAVGVCTSLLSNELKPAFTEKLDLDYERVRDQHNRKKPRTKPVTLEQARANKVAIDWQTYTPPVPVKPGVHVFENFDVATLRGYIDWTPFFMTWSLVGKFPAIFEHEEVGEEAKRLYQDANELLDRVEREGLLKASGMAALFPAASVGDDIEVYTDESRTQVRKVLHNLRQQTEKPKGYNYCLSDYIAPKESGKADWIGAFAVTGGIGERELADEYKAQGDDYNAIMIQAVADRLAEAFAEYLHEKMRKEIWGYSSDESLNNEELIREKYQGIRPAPGYPACPEHTEKGALWDILEVEQTIGMSLTTSYAMWPGAAVSGWYFSHPDSRYFAIAQIQEDQLQSYADRKGWDRLEAEKWLGPNIS; encoded by the coding sequence GTGGCAAGTAATAAAAGACAGCAGGTTGAAGCTCAATTGAAACAACGCATTCTTCTGATTGACGGAGGAATGGGCACAATGATTCAAGATTATAAATTGGAAGAGCAGGACTATCGAGGTGAGCGATTTGCTGACTGGCATAGTGACTTGAAAGGAAATAACGATCTTTTAGTGCTGACTCAACCAGAGTTGATCCATAACATCCATAACGCTTACCTCGAAGCCGGTGCGGATATTCTTGAAACTAATACCTTCAACGCTACCACGATTGCGATGGCTGACTATGACATGGAGTCTTTGAGTGCTGAGATTAACTACCAAGCGGCTAAGCTTGCTAAAGCAGCAGCTGATGAGTGGACAGCAAAGACACCAGAGAAACCACGTTATGTTGCGGGTGTTTTAGGTCCCACCAACCGCACTTGCTCAATTTCTCCAGATGTGAATGATCCAGGCTACCGTAACGTCTCTTTTGATGAACTGGTTACCGCTTACTCTGAATCGACTCGTGAGCTTATTCGTGGCGGCTCCGATCTTATCCTAATTGAAACCATTTTCGATACCTTGAATGCCAAGGCGTGTGCATTTGCGGTTGAAACCGTGTTTGAGGAATTAGGTATCACGCTCCCCGTGATGATTTCAGGCACGATTACCGATGCTTCTGGTCGCACATTATCAGGACAGACAACAGAAGCATTCTATAACGCGCTTAGACACATCAATCCAATATCCTTTGGTTTAAACTGCGCATTGGGTCCTGATGAATTGCGCCAATATGTGGCAGAGTTATCACGCATTAGCGAGAGCTTTGTCTCTGCGCACCCTAATGCGGGGCTTCCCAATGCATTTGGTGAATATGACCTATCTCCAGAGGATATGGCACAACACATTGCTGAGTGGGCACAAAGTGGTTTCCTGAACCTTGTCGGTGGCTGTTGCGGTACAACGCCAGAACATATTCGCCAAATGGCGCGAGCGGTTGAGGGAGTGAAACCGCGTTCACTGCCTGAGATACCGGTAGCGTGTCGGTTATCGGGTCTGGAACCACTCACGATTGAAAAAGAGAGCCTATTCATCAATGTCGGTGAGCGAACTAATGTTACCGGCTCTGCCCGCTTTAAACGCTTAATCAAAGAAGAGTTATACGATGAAGCGTTAGAGGTGGCTCGTCAGCAAGTTGAAAATGGTGCCCAGATCATCGATATCAACATGGATGAAGGCATGCTTGATGCTGAAGCTTGTATGGTGCGCTTCTTAAAACTGTGCGCTTCTGAGCCAGAAATTTCCAAAGTGCCTATCATGGTGGATTCTTCTAAATGGGAAGTGATGGAGGCGGGCTTAAAGTGTATCCAAGGCAAGGGGATCGTTAACTCTATCTCGCTCAAAGAGGGCAAAGAGAAGTTTGTTGAGCAGGCTAAGTTAATTCGTCGCTACGGTGCAGCCGTGATTGTGATGGCTTTCGATGAACTTGGTCAGGCTGAAACCAGAGGGCGCAAGTTAGAGATTTGTAGCAAGGCGTATCGAATTCTTGTCGACGAAGTCGGTTTCCCACCAGAAGATATTATTTTTGACCCCAACATTTTTGCAGTCGCCACGGGTATTGATGAGCACAATAATTACGCCGTCGACTTTATTGAGGCTGTGGCTGATATCAAGCGAGATTTACCTCATGCCATGATTTCTGGTGGTGTGTCCAACGTCTCATTCTCGTTCCGCGGTAATAACTATGTGCGTGAAGCTATCCACGCGGTATTCCTCTATCACTGTTTTAAAAACGGCATGGATATGGGGATCGTGAATGCGGGTCAGTTGGAGGTTTACGACAATGTGCCGACGGAACTAAGAGAAGCGGTTGAAGATGTGGTGTTAAACCGTCGAGATGATGGCACGGAACGCTTGCTCGATATTGCGGCGCAGTATGCGAATAAGGGCGTCGGCAAAGAGGATGATGCTTCCGCTTTAGAGTGGCGTACTTGGCCGGTTGCCAAACGCCTTGAGCATGCACTCGTTAAAGGGATTACAGAGTACATTGTTGAGGACACAGAAGAGGCTCGCCTGCAAGCTTCTAAGCCTTTAGAGGTGATTGAAGGACCTCTAATGGATGGTATGAATGTGGTGGGGGATCTGTTTGGTGAAGGGAAAATGTTCCTGCCACAGGTGGTTAAATCCGCGCGAGTGATGAAACAAGCCGTTGCTCATTTAGAGCCATTTATTAACGCTGGAAAAGAAGCGGGCAGATCTAACGGTAAAATTCTATTAGCCACCGTGAAAGGAGATGTTCACGATATCGGTAAGAACATTGTCGGTGTGGTTCTGCAGTGCAATAATTTTGAGATTATAGACCTAGGAGTAATGGTTCCTTGCGAGACTATTCTTAAAGTCGCCAAAGAAGAAAACGTCGATATCATCGGTCTTTCAGGCTTAATCACCCCTTCTCTTGATGAAATGGTACATGTGGCAAAAGAGATGGAACGCCAAGGTTTTGATGTTCCATTATTAATCGGTGGCGCAACCACTTCAAAAGCCCACACCGCGGTTAAAATTGAGCAAAACTATCGCGAGCCAGTGGTGTACGTGAACAACGCATCACGCGCAGTAGGGGTTTGTACTTCCTTGTTATCCAATGAGTTGAAGCCCGCTTTTACCGAGAAGCTCGATCTTGATTATGAACGCGTACGAGATCAGCATAATCGCAAGAAACCACGTACTAAACCGGTCACCTTGGAGCAGGCTCGCGCCAATAAAGTCGCCATTGATTGGCAAACCTACACGCCGCCTGTACCGGTCAAACCTGGAGTACATGTGTTTGAGAATTTCGACGTAGCAACGCTAAGAGGCTATATCGATTGGACGCCATTCTTTATGACGTGGTCGCTGGTGGGCAAATTCCCCGCTATTTTTGAGCATGAAGAAGTGGGTGAGGAGGCTAAGCGTCTCTATCAAGATGCCAATGAGTTACTCGATCGGGTAGAAAGAGAAGGCTTGCTTAAGGCAAGCGGCATGGCGGCGCTTTTCCCTGCAGCGTCTGTCGGCGATGATATTGAGGTCTACACCGATGAATCGCGAACTCAAGTTCGTAAGGTGCTTCATAACTTACGTCAACAGACTGAGAAACCTAAAGGGTATAACTATTGTCTTTCTGACTATATTGCGCCTAAAGAGAGTGGCAAAGCCGATTGGATTGGTGCATTTGCCGTGACCGGTGGGATTGGAGAACGAGAGTTAGCGGATGAATATAAAGCGCAGGGTGATGACTACAATGCCATTATGATTCAAGCGGTAGCGGATAGATTAGCCGAAGCTTTTGCCGAATATCTTCACGAAAAAATGAGAAAAGAAATCTGGGGTTATTCGTCAGACGAATCACTGAACAATGAGGAACTGATTCGAGAGAAGTATCAAGGGATCCGTCCAGCACCGGGTTATCCGGCTTGTCCTGAGCATACTGAAAAAGGCGCACTGTGGGACATCTTAGAAGTAGAGCAGACGATAGGCATGTCTCTAACAACGAGCTATGCGATGTGGCCGGGAGCCGCTGTATCAGGCTGGTATTTCTCCCATCCAGACTCTCGCTATTTTGCCATTGCGCAGATCCAAGAAGATCAGTTGCAGAGTTATGCGGATCGTAAAGGTTGGGATCGTCTTGAAGCTGAGAAGTGGTTAGGTCCCAATATTAGCTAA
- a CDS encoding cation:proton antiporter, with the protein MTVYQTFCFLSAAAMLIAFINHKVGKMQTTIAITAGSMLLSLLILIAGQNDWFQLTQLATKVMTEIDFEDFLLQGILAFLLFGGGLGIKLPNLKDQKWEITVLALGATLFSTFFIGFGLYGFCFVIGIKFDLIYCLLFGALISPTDPIAVLAIVKKLHAPKRISTQIEGESLFNDGFGLVIFITLFSIAFGTELPNASTVALLFLQETGGGILYGLVLGIFFHSLISATDDSTMALLFTTAIPTAGYALAEVLEVSGPLAMVVSGIMVGNWTRERGFTKESEYHLDHFWELVDEFLNSILFLLIGMSMLLFQFHKEDFVLMAFSIPLVLVARYLSVKLAYQGFERYRSYNPWSIKILTWGGLRGGLAMAMALSIPSGIWVIEEKLIDVKEIILVMTYSVVVFSILIQGSTITPLIERAKQAEKD; encoded by the coding sequence ATGACCGTATATCAAACTTTCTGTTTTCTGTCCGCAGCAGCCATGCTGATCGCTTTCATCAACCATAAGGTGGGAAAAATGCAGACCACCATAGCAATTACGGCAGGATCTATGCTGCTGTCTCTACTGATTTTAATTGCTGGTCAAAATGATTGGTTTCAATTGACACAACTCGCCACCAAGGTCATGACTGAAATCGACTTTGAAGACTTTTTATTGCAAGGGATCTTAGCCTTTTTGCTGTTTGGTGGCGGGTTAGGTATTAAATTACCGAACTTAAAAGACCAAAAATGGGAGATCACCGTCTTAGCATTAGGCGCTACTCTATTTTCTACCTTTTTTATTGGCTTTGGTCTCTATGGTTTCTGCTTCGTCATTGGTATCAAGTTTGACCTGATTTACTGCTTGTTGTTTGGCGCCCTGATCTCTCCTACCGATCCCATCGCTGTATTGGCCATTGTAAAAAAACTGCACGCCCCAAAGCGTATTTCTACTCAAATAGAAGGCGAGTCTTTATTTAATGATGGTTTCGGTTTAGTGATCTTCATTACCCTGTTCTCTATCGCCTTTGGCACCGAACTACCTAATGCAAGCACTGTGGCATTGCTGTTTTTACAAGAAACAGGTGGCGGTATTTTATATGGTCTGGTGCTTGGGATATTTTTCCACTCTCTGATTAGTGCGACGGATGATTCCACCATGGCACTGCTTTTTACCACTGCGATACCTACCGCAGGTTACGCACTTGCTGAAGTATTAGAAGTGTCAGGACCTCTCGCTATGGTCGTGTCTGGCATTATGGTCGGTAACTGGACTCGTGAACGAGGATTTACCAAGGAGTCGGAATATCATCTCGACCATTTTTGGGAACTTGTCGATGAGTTTCTCAACAGCATCCTATTTTTACTTATCGGTATGTCAATGCTACTGTTTCAGTTCCATAAAGAGGACTTTGTATTGATGGCCTTTTCTATTCCATTAGTACTGGTCGCTCGATACCTTAGCGTCAAACTCGCTTATCAAGGCTTTGAGCGTTATCGAAGCTATAACCCTTGGTCAATAAAAATTCTAACTTGGGGTGGACTTAGAGGCGGCTTAGCAATGGCAATGGCGCTCTCTATCCCTTCCGGTATCTGGGTCATTGAAGAGAAGCTCATCGATGTCAAAGAGATCATTTTGGTGATGACCTACTCAGTGGTTGTCTTCTCTATCCTCATTCAGGGCTCAACGATTACTCCTCTCATTGAACGAGCTAAACAGGCTGAGAAAGATTGA
- the mltC gene encoding membrane-bound lytic murein transglycosylase MltC — MKKIIYFLLPILLLGCSREFIEGIYDVNYEPTNRFAKNLAELPGQYVKDTAALDALINSFSGNIEKRWGSREVKFAGKSNYVKYIDNYLSRAEVNFSSGLITIETVSPTEPEKHLKAAIITTLLTPDDPSSVDLFSSKEIKLEGQPFLYNQVVDQEKKPIQWSWRASRFADYLIANKIKTKKVDYKQAYYVEIPLVADHFQQRSYQYSDIVRRASQRYDIPEDLIYAIIKTESSFNPYAVSWANAYGLMQVVPKTAGRDVFKLVKNRSGEPTPEYLFNPEQNIDTGTAYFYILKNRYLKEVSHPLSLEYSMISAYNGGSGGVLKTFHSDRKRAMRDLNSLQPSQVYWALTKKHPNSEARRYLEKVTKFKKDFNAGKG; from the coding sequence ATGAAAAAAATAATTTACTTTTTGTTGCCCATTTTACTATTGGGCTGTAGTCGAGAGTTTATTGAAGGCATCTATGATGTGAATTATGAACCGACTAACCGTTTTGCTAAAAACCTGGCGGAGCTCCCCGGTCAATATGTCAAAGATACTGCGGCACTGGATGCGTTGATCAATAGTTTCAGTGGCAATATTGAAAAACGGTGGGGTAGTCGAGAGGTTAAGTTTGCAGGCAAGAGCAACTATGTCAAATACATAGACAACTATCTGAGTCGTGCTGAGGTTAACTTTAGTTCGGGCTTGATAACGATTGAAACGGTATCGCCAACAGAGCCAGAAAAGCACCTAAAAGCGGCCATCATCACAACGTTACTGACACCTGATGACCCTTCAAGTGTGGACTTATTTTCTTCTAAAGAGATTAAGTTGGAGGGGCAGCCGTTCCTATATAATCAAGTTGTAGACCAGGAAAAAAAGCCGATCCAGTGGTCTTGGCGCGCCAGTCGCTTTGCTGACTACCTGATTGCGAATAAGATCAAAACCAAGAAAGTGGATTATAAACAGGCCTACTATGTTGAAATCCCGCTGGTGGCGGATCACTTTCAACAGCGCAGTTACCAATACTCAGATATTGTTCGACGCGCTTCACAGCGTTACGATATTCCTGAAGATCTAATCTATGCCATCATCAAAACGGAAAGCAGTTTTAACCCTTATGCAGTGAGTTGGGCTAATGCGTATGGTCTAATGCAAGTTGTACCGAAAACGGCCGGCAGAGACGTGTTTAAGCTCGTCAAGAATCGCTCTGGGGAGCCTACGCCTGAGTATCTGTTTAATCCTGAGCAAAATATTGATACTGGTACAGCGTATTTCTATATCCTTAAAAATCGCTACCTGAAAGAGGTGAGTCATCCTCTCTCGTTAGAGTACAGCATGATTTCTGCCTACAACGGTGGCTCGGGTGGGGTGCTAAAAACTTTCCACTCGGACAGAAAGCGAGCGATGCGAGATCTTAACTCGCTACAACCGAGTCAAGTCTATTGGGCGTTAACAAAAAAACATCCAAATTCGGAAGCGCGTAGATACCTAGAAAAAGTAACAAAATTCAAAAAAGATTTTAACGCCGGCAAGGGCTAA
- a CDS encoding oxidative damage protection protein yields the protein MSRMVFCARLQKEAEGLDFQLYPGDLGKRIFDNICKEAWGQWQAKQTMLINEKKLNMMDPEHRKLLETEMVNFLFEGKDVVIDGYTPPSE from the coding sequence ATGAGCCGTATGGTTTTTTGCGCTCGACTTCAGAAAGAAGCAGAAGGTCTAGACTTCCAACTTTACCCTGGCGATTTGGGTAAGCGTATTTTTGACAATATTTGTAAGGAAGCTTGGGGACAATGGCAGGCTAAGCAAACCATGCTGATCAATGAGAAAAAACTCAACATGATGGATCCTGAGCACCGCAAGCTACTTGAGACCGAGATGGTAAACTTCTTGTTCGAAGGCAAAGATGTTGTCATTGATGGCTATACGCCACCGTCAGAATAA